In Arachis hypogaea cultivar Tifrunner chromosome 17, arahy.Tifrunner.gnm2.J5K5, whole genome shotgun sequence, a single window of DNA contains:
- the LOC112766263 gene encoding uncharacterized protein isoform X1, producing the protein MPPSSLFVPSTTQKHSEFFKFSASHSFSIHLILPQLNATDSASISVSTSNVFIEQPKQNAGEGGKLFGMPLPLLSFLPWVNNSGVQIIRRPTTINRRLRRRAQTRGKIDKVSEVNPARFRPYVSKVPWHTGPRAFLSQLFPRYGHYCGPNWSSGKDSGSPVWDKRPIDWLDFCCYCHDIGYDTHDQAELLKADLAFLECLEKQNMATKGDPHVALIYKTMCINGLKSFLVPYRRQLVSLQSGQPLIQFGWLSNFRWRSWNFQKT; encoded by the exons ATGCCACCTTCTTCCTTATTTGTTCCATCAACCACACAAAAACACAGTGAGTTCTTCAAATTCTCAGCTTCTCATTCATTCTCAATTCACCTCATACT GCCTCAACTGAATGCTACAGATTCAGCATCGATTTCGGTATCTACCTCCAACGTTTTCATTGAGCAGCCTAAGCAGAATGCTGGTGAAGGTGGCAAGTTGTTTGGAATGCCCTTGCCTTTGTTGTCATTTCTTCCTTGGGTGAATAATTCCGGGGTTCAGATCATTCGGAGGCCAACTACTATCAATAGGCGATTGAGGAGACGAGCGCAAACTCGCGGGAAGATCGACAAAGTTAGCGAGGTTAACCCTGCAAGGTTCAGGCCTTATGTTTCTAAGGTCCCATGGCATACAGGGCCACGAGCTTTTTTGTCGCAGCTATTCCCTCGATATGGCCATTACTGCGGACCAAACTGGTCCAGTGGAAAAGACAGTGGATCTCCGGTTTGGGATAAGCGACCGATCGATTGGTTGGATTTCTGTTGTTATTGCCATGATATAGGGTATGATACACATGATCAGGCCGAGCTGCTGAAGGCAGACCTAGCCTTTCTCGAGTGTTTGGAGAAGCAAAATATGGCAACCAAAGGAGACCCTCATGTTGCTCTTATTTACAAGACAATGTGTATAAATG GTTTGAAGAGTTTTCTAGTACCTTATAGAAGGCAACTTGTGAGCCTACAATCTGGGCAGCCATTGATTCAATTTGGATGGCTAAGCAATTTTAGATGGAGAAGTTGGAACTTTCAGAaaacatga
- the LOC112766263 gene encoding uncharacterized protein isoform X2 gives MNFDFLPKIIPWFRPQLNATDSASISVSTSNVFIEQPKQNAGEGGKLFGMPLPLLSFLPWVNNSGVQIIRRPTTINRRLRRRAQTRGKIDKVSEVNPARFRPYVSKVPWHTGPRAFLSQLFPRYGHYCGPNWSSGKDSGSPVWDKRPIDWLDFCCYCHDIGYDTHDQAELLKADLAFLECLEKQNMATKGDPHVALIYKTMCINGLKSFLVPYRRQLVSLQSGQPLIQFGWLSNFRWRSWNFQKT, from the exons ATGAATTTTGATTTTCTTCCTAAAATCATACCTTGGTTTAGGCCTCAACTGAATGCTACAGATTCAGCATCGATTTCGGTATCTACCTCCAACGTTTTCATTGAGCAGCCTAAGCAGAATGCTGGTGAAGGTGGCAAGTTGTTTGGAATGCCCTTGCCTTTGTTGTCATTTCTTCCTTGGGTGAATAATTCCGGGGTTCAGATCATTCGGAGGCCAACTACTATCAATAGGCGATTGAGGAGACGAGCGCAAACTCGCGGGAAGATCGACAAAGTTAGCGAGGTTAACCCTGCAAGGTTCAGGCCTTATGTTTCTAAGGTCCCATGGCATACAGGGCCACGAGCTTTTTTGTCGCAGCTATTCCCTCGATATGGCCATTACTGCGGACCAAACTGGTCCAGTGGAAAAGACAGTGGATCTCCGGTTTGGGATAAGCGACCGATCGATTGGTTGGATTTCTGTTGTTATTGCCATGATATAGGGTATGATACACATGATCAGGCCGAGCTGCTGAAGGCAGACCTAGCCTTTCTCGAGTGTTTGGAGAAGCAAAATATGGCAACCAAAGGAGACCCTCATGTTGCTCTTATTTACAAGACAATGTGTATAAATG GTTTGAAGAGTTTTCTAGTACCTTATAGAAGGCAACTTGTGAGCCTACAATCTGGGCAGCCATTGATTCAATTTGGATGGCTAAGCAATTTTAGATGGAGAAGTTGGAACTTTCAGAaaacatga